The following are encoded together in the Zingiber officinale cultivar Zhangliang chromosome 8A, Zo_v1.1, whole genome shotgun sequence genome:
- the LOC122008335 gene encoding ABC transporter G family member 5-like: protein MSRFFDKISPLDRRSSPLEDADDASRPGALQHHSPRAASYSASDASVSLGQLFRPVGHAHNGHHVVVQLGKVASDGKGTAEEGGDRAISGSLPFVLAFSNLTYSVRRSRKGCSLFWRSDAGEEQGRKVLLNAISGEAREGEILAVLGASGSGKSTLIDALANRIVRESLEGCITLNGEKLEGRLLKVISAYVMQDDLLYPMLTVEETLMFSAEFRLPRYLSAAKKMSRVQALIDQLGLRAAAGTIIGDEIHRGVSGGERRRVSIGIDIIHDPILLFLDEPTSGLDSTSAYMVVKVLQRIAHSGSVVITSVHQPSYRILCLLDRLLIISRGSTVYAGPPTGLHPFFSDFGQPIPDNESPTEFVLDLIRELEATPEGAKSLVEFNHARQAVPVVSAGGGEKTFVSLEDAIGASISRGKLVSGAEGTATTAAAVPKHANPFWMETLVLTKRSLANTRRMPELFVMRLGLVLVTGFIFATIFWRLDDTPKGVQERLGFFAIAMSTMFYTCADALPIFIQERNIFMRETAYNAYRRSSYVLSHSLVGFPPLVLLSIAFALTTFFAVGLAGGLQGFVFFVLMVLASFWTGSGFVTFLSGVVPHVMLGYTVVVAILAYFLLFSGFFINRDRIHDYWIWFHYLSLVKYPYEAVMQNEFGRAGRCFSRGVQIFDNTPVEGLTEAAKERALAAISSALGMNMTSTTCMTTGADVLRQQSITQLGKWGCLWVTVAWGFFFRGLFYVTLLLGSKNKRR, encoded by the coding sequence ATGTCCCGTTTTTTCGATAAAATATCTCCCCTCGACCGCCGCTCCTCCCCCTTGGAAGACGCCGACGACGCCTCCCGGCCTGGCGCCCTCCAACATCACAGCCCCCGTGCCGCCTCATACTCAGCCTCAGACGCCTCCGTCTCCCTCGGCCAGCTCTTCAGGCCCGTGGGCCACGCCCATAATGGCCACCACGTCGTCGTCCAGCTCGGGAAAGTCGCTAGCGACGGGAAGGGTACTGCTGAGGAAGGAGGCGATCGGGCCATCTCCGGCTCGCTTCCTTTTGTCCTCGCCTTCTCCAATCTCACGTACAGCGTCCGCCGGTCGCGGAAGGGGTGCTCTCTGTTCTGGCGCAGCGACGCCGGCGAGGAACAGGGGAGAAAGGTGCTGCTGAATGCCATCTCCGGGGAGGCCCGGGAAGGCGAGATCCTAGCGGTTCTGGGGGCGAGCGGGTCAGGGAAATCCACCCTGATCGACGCGCTCGCGAACCGGATCGTGCGCGAGAGCCTCGAGGGCTGCATCACCCTCAACGGCGAGAAGCTGGAGGGGCGGCTTCTCAAGGTGATCTCCGCCTACGTGATGCAAGACGACCTCCTCTACCCGATGCTCACCGTGGAGGAGACGCTCATGTTCTCCGCCGAGTTCCGCCTCCCGCGCTACCTCTCGGCAGCCAAGAAGATGAGCAGAGTGCAAGCTCTGATCGACCAGCTGGGCCTCCGCGCCGCCGCGGGAACAATCATCGGCGACGAGATCCACCGCGGAGTATCCGGCGGAGAGCGTCGCAGGGTATCGATCGGCATCGACATCATCCACGACCCGATCTTGCTGTTCCTCGACGAGCCAACCTCCGGCCTCGACTCCACCAGCGCGTACATGGTGGTGAAGGTGTTGCAAAGGATCGCCCACAGCGGGAGCGTTGTGATCACGTCGGTTCACCAGCCGAGCTACCGCATCCTCTGCCTCCTCGATCGGCTCCTCATCATCTCCCGGGGCAGCACAGTCTACGCCGGCCCGCCCACCGGCCTCCACCCCTTCTTCTCCGACTTCGGCCAGCCCATCCCTGACAACGAGAGTCCCACCGAGTTCGTCCTCGACCTCATCCGCGAGCTCGAGGCCACGCCGGAGGGCGCAAAGTCTCTCGTCGAGTTCAACCACGCACGCCAAGCAGTACCCGTCGTGTCCGCCGGCGGCGGAGAAAAAACGTTTGTTTCGCTGGAGGATGCCATCGGCGCCAGCATCTCGCGCGGGAAGCTGGTCTCCGGCGCGGAGGGAACCGCGACGACGGCGGCGGCGGTGCCTAAGCACGCGAACCCGTTCTGGATGGAGACGCTGGTGCTGACGAAGCGGTCCTTGGCGAACACGCGGCGGATGCCGGAGCTGTTCGTGATGCGACTCGGCTTGGTGCTCGTCACCGGGTTCATCTTCGCCACCATCTTCTGGCGCCTCGACGACACGCCCAAGGGCGTCCAAGAGCGTCTCGGCTTCTTCGCCATCGCCATGTCCACCATGTTCTACACCTGCGCCGACGCGCTCCCTATTTTCATCCAAGAGCGCAACATCTTCATGCGGGAGACGGCCTACAACGCCTACCGCCGCTCCTCCTACGTGCTCTCCCACTCCCTCGTCGGCTTCCCGCCGCTGGTTCTCCTCTCGATAGCCTTCGCCCTGACAACATTCTTCGCAGTGGGGCTCGCCGGAGGGTTGCAGGGGTTCGTCTTCTTCGTCCTGATGGTGCTGGCCTCCTTCTGGACGGGGAGCGGGTTCGTGACGTTCCTGTCGGGGGTGGTGCCGCACGTAATGCTCGGCTACACGGTGGTGGTGGCGATCCTGGCCTACTTCCTTCTCTTCAGCGGTTTCTTCATCAACCGCGACCGGATCCACGACTACTGGATCTGGTTCCACTACCTGTCGCTGGTGAAGTACCCCTACGAGGCGGTGATGCAGAACGAGTTCGGTCGGGCGGGGAGGTGCTTCTCGAGGGGGGTGCAGATTTTCGACAACACACCGGTGGAGGGTCTGACGGAGGCGGCGAAGGAGAGGGCGCTGGCGGCGATCAGCAGCGCACTGGGCATGAACATGACGTCGACCACCTGCATGACCACCGGCGCCGACGTGCTGCGTCAGCAAAGCATCACACAACTGGGGAAGTGGGGCTGCCTCTGGGTGACGGTGGCGTGGGGCTTCTTCTTCAGAGGCCTCTTCTACGTCACCCTCCTCCTCGGCAGCAAGAATAAGAGGCGATAG